In Cheilinus undulatus linkage group 14, ASM1832078v1, whole genome shotgun sequence, a genomic segment contains:
- the mboat2b gene encoding lysophospholipid acyltransferase 2b produces the protein MAAEDPRSTACTGSSLLQPVSEITELPLDQVNFVVCQLCALLSAFWFRLFLHPSKTSPFIRHVVATVLGLYFALFCFGWYALHFLVQSGLTYGIMILTGVQHMHKYCLLVALSYLSLCQITRVYVFDYGMYSADFTGPMMVITQKITSIAFEIHDGMARKEDQLTPGQKILAIRRMPSLLEYFSYNCNFMGILAGPTCSYNDYIAFIEGEPRRHREQEADRKSYGKLRQSEPSPNTEVVRKVATSFFCLLVFLSVCKVFPVERNIDDDFIANTPFYAQVVYLYLSMLTTRPKYYFVWTLADAINNAAGFGFNGYDADGSPRWDLISNLRIINIELATSFKVFLDNWNIQTAHWLKRVCYERCPYHPTAATFILSAMWHGAYPGYYLTFLTGIVITLAARAVRHNVRPYFLQSSTHKLVYDVITWAATQIAICYTVVPFVLLSVGPSLKFYRSWYFSLHIGCILLAVALPVKPRHLRLKEQQKNLLQVPDEVQGHSEATDSNYSRKEKTT, from the exons ATGGCCGCCGAAGACCCCCGCTCCACGGCCTGCACCGGCTCCAGCCTCCTGCAGCCCGTTAGCGAGATCACCGAGCTGCCGCTGGACCAG GTAAATTTTGTGGTTTGTCAGCTCTGCGCTCTGCTGTCAGCCTTCTGGTTTCGACTCTTTCTCCATCCTAGTAAAACCAGTCCGTTCATCAGACACGTGGTGGCTACCGTACTGGGACTCTACTTCGCTCTCTTCTGCTTTGGCTG GTATGCCCTTCACTTCTTGGTTCAGAGTGGACTCACCTATGGTATCATGATCCTGACTGGAGTCCAACACATGCACAA GTACTGCCTCCTGGTGGCTCTCAGCTATCTGAGTCTGTGTCAGATCACTCGGGTGTACGTCTTTGACTACGGCATGTACTCTGCTGACTTCACGGG CCCCATGATGGTGATAACAcagaagatcacaagcatcgcCTTTGAAATCCATGATG GAATGGCAAGAAAAGAGGATCAGCTGACTCCAGGGCAGAAGATTTTAGCAATAAG GAGGATGCCTAGTCTGCTGGAGTACTTCAGCTACAACTGTAACTTCATGGGGATCCTGGCCGGACCCACCTGCTCCTACAACGACTACATCGCCTTCATCGAGGGAGAGCCTCGCCGCCACAGAGAGCAggaggctgacaggaagtcctACGGCAAGCTGAGACAGAGCGAGCCCTCGCCAAAC ACTGAGGTAGTCCGAAAGGTGGCCACCTCCTTCTTCTGCCTGCTGGTCTTTCTGTCCGTGTGTAAAGTTTTCCCCGTTGAACGAAACATCGACGACGATTTCATCGCCAACACGCCGTTCTATGCTCAGGTGGTCTACCTGTACCTGTCCATGCTGACCACCAGACCAAAGTACTACTTTGTCTGGACGCTCG CGGATGCGATCAACAACGCCGCTGGTTTCGGCTTTAATGGCTACGACGCGGACGGCTCCCCCCGCTGGGACCTCATCTCCAACCTGAGGATCATCAACATCGAG ttagCCACCAGCTTCAAAGTTTTCCTCGATAACTGGAACATTCAGACGGCTCACTGGCTGAAAAG GGTGTGTTACGAGCGCTGTCCCTACCACCCAACAGCAGCCACCTTCATCCTGTCGGCCATGTGGCATGGAGCGTATCCAGGCTACTACCTCACCTTCCTCACCGGCATCGTCATCACGCTGGCTGCCAGAGCG GTTCGACACAACGTTCGTCCATACTTCCTGCAGTCATCCACCCATAAATTGGTTTATGATGTCATCACGTGGGCCGCCACCCAGATCGCCATCTGCTACACGGTGGTGCCTTTCGTCCTGCTGTCTGTGGGTCCATCGCTCAAGTTTTACAG GTCCTGGTACTTCAGCCTCCATATTGGCTGCATCCTGCTCGCCGTGGCGTTACCCGTCAAACCGAGACATCTCCGCCTCAAAGAGCAGCAGAAGAACCTTCTCCAGGTGCCAGACGAAGTCCAGGGCCACTCAGAGGCAACAGACAGCAACTACAGCCGCAAGGAGAAAACCACATGA